One genomic segment of Streptomyces sp. NBC_00239 includes these proteins:
- a CDS encoding tetratricopeptide repeat protein produces the protein MSDRTTYYEHGTAAERWERAQLFFEAKEYATAAQVLDGLAAQAPEQLAPRLLLARAYYHSAQLRRAETELRGILERWPVEDYAQLMLGRTLERQGRAAEAAPHLRIAAAMAGEFPAE, from the coding sequence ATGAGCGACCGTACGACGTACTACGAGCACGGGACGGCAGCCGAGCGCTGGGAGCGGGCCCAGCTCTTCTTCGAAGCGAAGGAGTACGCGACGGCCGCACAGGTGCTCGACGGACTGGCCGCACAGGCCCCGGAGCAGCTGGCGCCCCGCCTGCTGCTGGCCCGCGCCTACTACCACTCGGCGCAGCTGCGGCGGGCGGAGACGGAGCTGCGGGGCATCCTGGAGCGCTGGCCGGTCGAGGACTACGCACAGCTGATGCTGGGGCGGACCCTGGAGCGGCAGGGCCGGGCGGCCGAGGCCGCCCCGCACCTGAGGATCGCCGCGGCGATGGCCGGCGAGTTCCCCGCCGAGTGA
- a CDS encoding pirin family protein: protein MSNLDRQAALSVCGGRGFVVAEPVRELLTPRRVQLGESTEVRRLLPNLGRRMVGAWCFVDHYGPDDIADEPGMQVPPHPHMGLQTVSWLHEGEVLHRDSTGSLETIRPRELGLMTSGRAISHSEESPKQHARMLHGAQLWVALPDAHRNVEPHFQHHADLPQVTAPGLTATVLMGTLDGATSPGTTYTPLVGADLTLAAGAEANLPLDPDFEYAVLTMSGEARVDGVPVTPGSMLYLGCGRTELPLHALSDAGLMLLGGEPFEEEIVMFWNWIGRSHDDIAQAREDWMTGTRFGEVKGYDGPPIPAPELPPTHLKPRGRVR, encoded by the coding sequence ATGAGCAATCTCGATCGCCAGGCCGCCCTTTCGGTGTGCGGCGGCCGCGGCTTCGTCGTCGCCGAACCCGTACGGGAACTCCTCACCCCGCGCCGTGTCCAACTGGGCGAGTCCACCGAGGTCCGCCGGCTCCTGCCGAACCTCGGCCGCCGGATGGTGGGCGCCTGGTGCTTCGTCGACCACTACGGTCCCGACGACATCGCCGACGAGCCCGGCATGCAGGTCCCGCCGCACCCGCACATGGGCCTCCAGACGGTCAGCTGGCTGCACGAGGGCGAGGTGCTGCACCGCGACAGCACGGGCAGCCTCGAAACCATCCGGCCCCGCGAACTGGGCCTGATGACCTCCGGCCGGGCCATCAGCCACTCCGAGGAGAGCCCGAAGCAGCACGCCCGCATGCTGCACGGCGCGCAGCTGTGGGTCGCCCTCCCGGACGCCCACCGCAACGTGGAGCCGCACTTCCAGCACCACGCCGACCTGCCGCAGGTCACGGCGCCGGGCCTGACCGCGACCGTGCTCATGGGCACCCTGGACGGCGCCACCTCCCCGGGAACCACGTACACCCCACTGGTCGGCGCCGACCTCACGCTCGCCGCGGGCGCGGAGGCGAACCTCCCGCTCGACCCGGACTTCGAGTACGCCGTCCTCACCATGTCCGGCGAAGCCCGCGTCGACGGCGTCCCGGTGACACCCGGCTCCATGCTCTACCTCGGCTGCGGCCGCACCGAACTCCCCCTGCACGCCCTCTCCGACGCAGGCCTGATGCTCCTGGGCGGCGAACCCTTCGAGGAGGAGATCGTCATGTTCTGGAACTGGATCGGCCGGTCACACGATGATATCGCGCAGGCTCGCGAAGACTGGATGACAGGCACCCGCTTCGGCGAGGTCAAGGGCTACGACGGCCCCCCGATCCCGGCCCCCGAACTCCCCCCGACCCACCTGAAGCCCAGGGGAAGGGTCCGCTGA